In one Streptomyces marincola genomic region, the following are encoded:
- a CDS encoding lantibiotic dehydratase, whose amino-acid sequence MTPTAPEPRTETRPADRAEPAPAVPAPAVPDVPAPAAPAARLAPGALVRATLAARPPEGQAAAVFRARLAELTEAERRLAALAPALGDALHASRAGHSQDFHRAVVLPLRRALHNGRPPRAATLERLGDLPGRLPELRAWLALSERRAHLLAALRAAGPEALAEDRAALAALCREPAFQRAASFTSADLLRAVLRAGTGREDRRARKEEAGVLRYAARAVARTTPLSWFAAVGWGALPPPADGPPPAARGGISLPARDATAVVRPNRTLVDTLSAALFASPRRGALLPHRMCSGPRLDGDRATFARARTAWTAARFLAVEDDEVTLAATQPLRRLAELAAAPAALDTLADALGGPERRAEARAFLDRVRAAGLLVPVEPFDPQDPDPLPRLARWLRERGGTPEDLRLADRIAEIAEATGAFRTAPPERRAALLATLRDRWGTLLDDVGRPVGPSASALSVLSEDVVVRRPVPLAGALDRRDHQALGELAHIAELFDVGPALRRFVRDRFVARYGEGGTCAQVWDFGAEAFAAWQQAARAPEGDAADPLAAPRADLVSAVLAAHDGDPGRDAVLPAGLVADLGRRLPEAVLRRPVSYTWFVQRGTDGLLAVNQVYGGWGRFTSRFLAALDPAAARATAAAVRAATRPGARIAQVRPVSGFNANLHPLFAPDEIGPDSSRASLGPDDIELAHDPRTDEVRVRVRATGEPLDVLYAGVFAPVLLPPRLAPLLTDHPHGTTDFSALVPRHTSAVPGGHLVRTPRLRHGHVVLRRGRWHLAAGSVAALRAELAADADVPAATAAKWRALLGVPEHVFLHAVPEPGGTGLTDGLLAALDRRKPQFVDLGNALHLRCLGKWLARHPHGVVVEEALPVPGAAGGGPAVELAVETYRPGRDA is encoded by the coding sequence GTGACGCCCACCGCCCCTGAGCCCCGCACCGAGACCCGGCCGGCCGACCGCGCCGAGCCGGCGCCCGCCGTTCCCGCACCCGCCGTTCCCGACGTTCCCGCACCCGCGGCCCCGGCCGCGCGTCTCGCCCCCGGCGCCCTGGTCCGCGCCACGCTGGCGGCCCGGCCCCCGGAAGGCCAGGCCGCCGCCGTCTTCCGCGCCCGCCTCGCCGAACTCACCGAGGCCGAACGCCGACTCGCCGCGCTCGCGCCCGCCCTGGGCGACGCCCTCCACGCGAGCCGCGCGGGCCACTCGCAGGACTTCCACCGCGCCGTCGTGCTGCCCCTGCGCCGCGCCCTGCACAACGGGCGCCCCCCGCGCGCCGCAACCCTCGAACGGCTGGGCGACCTGCCCGGCCGCCTGCCAGAACTGCGCGCCTGGCTCGCGCTGTCGGAACGCCGCGCCCACCTGCTCGCCGCCCTGCGCGCCGCGGGCCCCGAGGCGCTCGCGGAGGACCGCGCGGCGCTCGCGGCGCTGTGCCGGGAGCCGGCGTTCCAGCGGGCCGCCTCGTTCACCAGCGCCGACTTGCTGCGCGCGGTGCTGCGCGCGGGCACGGGCCGCGAGGACCGCAGGGCCAGGAAGGAAGAGGCCGGCGTGCTGCGCTACGCGGCCCGTGCCGTGGCCCGCACCACCCCGCTGTCGTGGTTCGCCGCCGTCGGCTGGGGCGCGCTGCCGCCCCCGGCCGACGGGCCGCCGCCCGCCGCCCGTGGCGGCATCTCCCTGCCGGCCCGGGACGCCACCGCCGTGGTCCGCCCGAACCGCACCCTGGTCGACACCCTGAGCGCGGCCCTGTTCGCGTCGCCGCGCCGCGGCGCCCTGCTGCCGCACCGGATGTGCAGCGGCCCCCGGCTGGACGGCGACCGCGCCACCTTCGCCCGCGCCCGCACGGCCTGGACGGCCGCCAGGTTCCTCGCCGTCGAGGACGACGAGGTCACCCTCGCCGCCACGCAGCCGCTGCGCCGCCTCGCGGAGCTGGCCGCCGCACCGGCCGCCCTCGACACCCTGGCCGACGCGCTCGGCGGACCGGAACGCCGCGCGGAGGCCCGCGCGTTCCTCGACCGCGTGCGCGCGGCGGGGCTGCTGGTGCCCGTCGAACCGTTCGACCCGCAGGACCCCGACCCGCTGCCCCGCCTCGCCCGCTGGCTGCGCGAGCGCGGCGGCACGCCGGAGGACCTGCGACTGGCCGACCGCATCGCGGAGATAGCCGAGGCCACCGGCGCGTTCCGCACCGCGCCGCCGGAACGCCGGGCCGCGCTGCTCGCCACCCTCCGCGACCGCTGGGGCACCCTGCTCGACGACGTCGGCCGACCCGTCGGCCCCTCCGCGTCGGCCCTCTCCGTGCTCTCCGAGGACGTCGTGGTCCGCCGCCCTGTCCCGCTGGCCGGCGCCCTCGACCGCCGCGACCACCAGGCCCTGGGCGAACTCGCCCACATCGCAGAGCTGTTCGACGTCGGCCCGGCCCTGCGCCGTTTCGTCAGGGACCGGTTCGTCGCCCGGTACGGCGAGGGCGGCACCTGCGCGCAGGTGTGGGACTTCGGCGCCGAGGCGTTCGCGGCGTGGCAGCAGGCCGCCCGCGCGCCGGAGGGCGACGCGGCCGACCCGCTCGCGGCGCCGCGCGCCGACCTGGTGTCCGCCGTCCTGGCCGCGCACGACGGCGACCCCGGGCGGGACGCCGTCCTGCCCGCCGGCCTCGTCGCGGACCTCGGCCGCCGGTTACCCGAGGCCGTGCTGCGACGCCCGGTCTCCTACACGTGGTTCGTCCAGCGCGGAACGGACGGGCTGCTGGCCGTCAACCAGGTCTACGGCGGGTGGGGCCGCTTCACCAGCCGCTTCCTCGCCGCCCTCGACCCGGCGGCGGCCAGGGCGACCGCGGCGGCGGTGCGCGCGGCCACGCGCCCCGGCGCGCGGATCGCGCAGGTGCGCCCGGTCAGCGGCTTCAACGCGAACCTGCACCCGCTGTTCGCGCCGGACGAGATCGGCCCCGACTCCTCGCGCGCCTCGCTCGGCCCCGACGACATCGAACTCGCCCACGACCCGCGCACCGACGAGGTGCGGGTCCGGGTGCGCGCCACGGGCGAGCCGCTCGACGTGCTCTACGCGGGGGTGTTCGCCCCCGTGCTGCTGCCCCCGCGCCTGGCGCCCCTGCTGACCGACCACCCGCACGGCACCACCGACTTCTCCGCGCTCGTGCCCCGGCACACCTCGGCCGTCCCCGGCGGCCACCTGGTGCGGACGCCCAGGCTGCGGCACGGCCACGTAGTGCTGCGCCGCGGCCGCTGGCACCTGGCGGCCGGCAGCGTCGCGGCGCTGCGCGCCGAACTCGCCGCCGACGCCGACGTTCCCGCGGCCACGGCCGCGAAGTGGCGCGCGCTGCTCGGCGTTCCCGAGCACGTCTTCCTGCACGCCGTGCCGGAGCCGGGGGGCACCGGCCTCACGGACGGCCTGCTGGCCGCGCTCGACCGCAGGAAACCGCAGTTCGTCGACCTGGGGAACGCCCTGCACCTGCGCTGCCTCGGCAAGTGGCTGGCCAGGCACCCGCACGGCGTCGTGGTCGAGGAGGCGCTGCCCGTACCGGGAGCCGCCGGGGGCGGCCCCGCCGTCGAACTCGCCGTGGAGACCTACCGGCCCGGGCGTGACGCGTGA
- a CDS encoding LacI family DNA-binding transcriptional regulator, protein MTARLADIAAQAGVSEATVSRVLNGKPGVASGTRESVLAALDLLGYERPARLQKRSAGLVGLITPELENPIFPAFAQVICQALTRQGYTPVLATQTPGGSTEDELTEMLVERGVAGIIFISGLHADTSADMGRYERLRGHGVPFVLINGFSPKVRAPFVSPDDRAAMRLAVTHLGSLGHRRIGLALGPARFVPVRRKIEGFLRAMEDEVATPPAAAEQLVEHSLYTLEGGQAATVALLDRGCTAVICASDMMALGAIRAARQRGLAVPEHCSVIGFDDSPLIAFTDPPLTTIRQPVPAMGQAAVRALLEAIGGTPAPHSEFVFMPELVVRGSTATAPVIQRA, encoded by the coding sequence GTGACCGCACGGCTAGCCGACATCGCAGCCCAGGCGGGGGTCAGCGAAGCGACCGTCAGCCGGGTGCTCAACGGCAAGCCGGGAGTCGCCTCCGGCACCCGCGAATCCGTCCTGGCGGCTCTCGACCTGCTCGGGTACGAGCGCCCGGCGCGCCTCCAGAAGCGCAGCGCCGGCCTCGTCGGGCTGATCACGCCCGAGTTGGAGAACCCGATCTTCCCGGCGTTCGCGCAGGTCATCTGCCAGGCGCTGACCCGGCAGGGCTACACGCCCGTGCTCGCCACCCAGACCCCGGGCGGCTCGACCGAGGACGAGCTGACCGAGATGCTCGTGGAGCGCGGCGTCGCCGGCATCATCTTCATCTCGGGACTGCACGCGGACACCAGCGCCGACATGGGGCGTTACGAGCGGCTGCGCGGGCACGGGGTGCCGTTCGTCCTCATCAACGGCTTCTCGCCCAAGGTGCGGGCGCCGTTCGTCTCGCCCGACGACCGGGCCGCGATGCGGCTGGCCGTCACGCACCTCGGCTCCCTGGGGCACCGCAGGATCGGCCTGGCGCTCGGCCCCGCGCGGTTCGTCCCGGTGCGGCGCAAGATCGAGGGCTTCCTGCGCGCCATGGAGGACGAGGTGGCCACGCCGCCCGCCGCCGCGGAGCAGCTGGTCGAGCACTCCCTCTACACCCTGGAGGGCGGGCAGGCCGCCACCGTCGCGCTCCTCGACCGGGGCTGCACGGCTGTGATCTGCGCCAGCGACATGATGGCGCTCGGCGCGATCCGCGCGGCGCGGCAGCGCGGGCTCGCCGTGCCCGAGCACTGCTCGGTCATCGGGTTCGACGACTCGCCGCTGATCGCGTTCACCGATCCGCCGCTCACCACGATCCGCCAGCCGGTGCCCGCGATGGGCCAGGCCGCCGTCCGGGCGCTGCTCGAAGCGATCGGGGGCACGCCCGCGCCGCACAGCGAATTCGTGTTCATGCCCGAGCTGGTGGTGCGCGGCTCCACCGCGACCGCCCCCGTGATACAGCGCGCCTGA
- a CDS encoding TOMM precursor leader peptide-binding protein — MTPAADPLLRALAGHGVTALDADAALARTEGRAVVVLDAWSLGTAAALSRHALRHPVTLVPVRGDGALTVVGPVLRPGARGCAACGEYQRLATIGGRVPWDSEQLRLAGRPSPAFTDAVATLAAGLLAAAGDTAHPPAGDDQEPAAVHVVHSARGTWTTHAFRPTAGCRVCRPLPPEGPEVAEAAFGPAARRRPGPPHDPATLRAPNARTDNAGLRRELLDARFGPVHQILRTEESAYSLTSAYVTYGRHLRDGGYGRAADFASSERVALFEAAERLASMAPTGHATVLRAPFAELGPHRALDPERLGLPDPAHHGHPASATVPYTPDLELDWVHGWSLTRDRAVAVPEHVAYWDPAPGGPRVVYESSNGCGLGNSPQEAALFGLFEVAERDAFLMAWYARTPLRRVALPEDQDTLALVDRAALAGYRVTVFDATNDLGVPAVLVAALHRGEPAAAPQAFLAAGAHHDPRAAIRSAVAEVVTNVVNAPHRHAAEPDLFDPARLRPMLERPELVTTLADHVALHTLPEARPRIEFLFAGGPEADWREVWPGAPAPVAGAAALLDATVGRLAALGLEVVVVPQDLPGARERLGLHTAKVIVPGTLPMTFGHVNRRTRGLPRLLEVPHRLGRADRVPRHDELALHPHPFP, encoded by the coding sequence GTGACCCCGGCCGCCGATCCGCTCCTGCGCGCCCTGGCCGGCCACGGCGTCACCGCGCTGGACGCGGACGCCGCGCTCGCCCGCACCGAGGGGCGGGCGGTCGTCGTGCTCGACGCGTGGTCGCTCGGCACCGCCGCCGCCCTGTCGCGCCACGCGCTGCGCCACCCGGTCACCCTGGTCCCCGTGCGCGGCGACGGCGCCCTCACCGTCGTGGGGCCGGTCCTGCGGCCCGGCGCGCGCGGCTGCGCCGCCTGCGGCGAGTACCAGCGCCTGGCGACCATCGGGGGGCGCGTGCCCTGGGACAGCGAGCAACTGCGGCTCGCCGGGCGGCCCTCGCCCGCCTTCACCGACGCCGTCGCCACCCTGGCCGCCGGCCTGCTCGCGGCGGCGGGCGACACCGCGCACCCGCCCGCAGGCGACGACCAGGAGCCTGCCGCCGTGCACGTCGTGCACAGCGCGCGCGGCACCTGGACGACGCACGCCTTCCGGCCCACGGCCGGCTGCCGCGTGTGCCGCCCGCTGCCGCCCGAGGGCCCCGAGGTGGCCGAGGCGGCCTTCGGCCCGGCCGCGCGCCGCCGGCCGGGGCCGCCGCACGACCCGGCCACGCTGCGCGCACCGAACGCGAGGACGGACAACGCCGGGCTGCGGCGCGAACTGCTCGACGCGCGCTTCGGGCCCGTGCACCAGATCCTGCGCACCGAGGAGTCCGCCTACAGCCTGACCAGCGCCTACGTCACCTACGGGCGGCACCTGCGCGACGGCGGCTACGGGCGCGCCGCGGACTTCGCGAGCAGCGAGCGCGTCGCGCTCTTCGAGGCGGCGGAACGGCTCGCCTCCATGGCCCCCACGGGCCACGCGACGGTGCTGCGCGCCCCGTTCGCGGAACTCGGCCCGCACCGCGCGCTCGACCCGGAACGGCTCGGCCTGCCCGACCCGGCCCACCACGGCCACCCCGCGTCCGCCACGGTCCCCTACACGCCGGACCTCGAACTCGACTGGGTGCACGGCTGGTCCCTCACCCGCGACCGGGCCGTGGCGGTACCGGAGCACGTCGCCTACTGGGACCCGGCCCCCGGCGGGCCCCGCGTGGTGTACGAGAGTTCCAACGGCTGCGGCCTGGGCAACAGCCCGCAGGAGGCCGCCCTGTTCGGTCTTTTCGAGGTCGCCGAGCGCGACGCGTTCCTCATGGCCTGGTACGCCAGGACCCCGCTGCGCCGCGTCGCCCTGCCCGAGGACCAGGACACGCTGGCCCTCGTCGACCGCGCCGCGCTCGCCGGCTACCGGGTGACCGTGTTCGACGCGACCAACGACCTCGGCGTGCCCGCCGTGCTCGTGGCCGCCCTGCACCGGGGCGAGCCGGCCGCCGCGCCGCAGGCGTTCCTCGCGGCGGGCGCGCACCACGACCCGCGCGCCGCGATCCGCTCCGCCGTCGCCGAGGTGGTGACCAACGTGGTCAACGCCCCGCACCGGCACGCGGCCGAGCCCGACCTGTTCGACCCGGCGCGGCTGCGGCCCATGCTGGAACGGCCCGAGCTGGTCACCACGCTCGCCGACCACGTGGCCCTGCACACCCTGCCCGAGGCGCGGCCCCGGATCGAGTTCCTGTTCGCGGGCGGCCCCGAGGCCGACTGGCGCGAGGTCTGGCCCGGCGCGCCCGCGCCGGTCGCGGGCGCCGCCGCGCTCCTGGACGCGACCGTCGGCCGCCTGGCGGCGCTGGGCCTGGAGGTGGTCGTCGTGCCCCAGGACCTGCCAGGGGCCCGCGAACGGCTCGGGCTGCACACGGCCAAGGTCATCGTGCCGGGCACCCTGCCCATGACGTTCGGACACGTCAACCGCCGCACCCGCGGCCTGCCGCGCCTCCTTGAGGTGCCGCACCGGCTGGGCCGCGCCGACCGCGTGCCGCGCCACGACGAACTCGCCCTCCACCCGCACCCGTTCCCCTGA
- a CDS encoding thiopeptide-type bacteriocin biosynthesis protein — protein sequence MTESADATPARNAAAGTWLSLHCFLRCAPEETDALLHEDLAPHLDGLVARGDASAWFFIRYDEGGPHLRVRVRDPAQDAAAGLPGALSRMAARRPAAADGGPRAADGTGRHGEVRAVPYEPETDRYGGPAALPVAEEVFALSSRVAVRAVASAPRGSARLAAAIDLAHATALACGMDRLAAARWLRGHAAGWRWVEGVPLLAPRHVHARVNHVYAAQREAFGSRAAALWESLGAGGGPEAARDWHDGVRAADLALRAGPAAGARPRVWASQLHMLLNRLGVAPDEERAVCRLAARTLLDSAGEDAGDPYFPGGHASPDLRYLERSKFHIGREQDSAARPLPPPPPAQAPAAGAADDRQAADGERGAPVPGLLPLPAGPLPDTPLREVLASRVSVRGALTGPLTATTLGTLLWRAHASWHTSAPRLADGTRGLLRHRPYPSAGALYTAGIRLVALSVDGLAPGTYQCVPERRALRRVGPAPALDDVRSLSSYLSRAPEDPDAIVPDAVPAVLGLYVDLGRLRQRYGLRALRLGLLETGHLAQTLLLTATALGLATTPLGGFRDDLAHELLGLDDLAQPLQYLLPVGRGPQDAPA from the coding sequence GTGACCGAATCAGCCGATGCGACGCCCGCGCGGAACGCCGCCGCCGGCACCTGGCTCAGCCTGCACTGCTTCCTGCGGTGCGCGCCCGAGGAGACCGACGCGCTGCTGCACGAGGACCTCGCACCGCACCTCGACGGGCTCGTCGCCCGGGGCGACGCCTCGGCCTGGTTCTTCATCCGGTACGACGAGGGCGGGCCCCACCTGCGCGTCCGCGTGCGGGACCCGGCGCAGGACGCGGCGGCCGGCCTGCCGGGTGCCCTGTCGCGGATGGCGGCGCGGCGGCCCGCCGCGGCGGACGGCGGGCCGCGCGCGGCGGACGGGACGGGCCGGCACGGAGAGGTGCGCGCCGTTCCCTACGAGCCGGAGACCGACCGGTACGGCGGCCCGGCGGCCCTGCCGGTGGCCGAGGAGGTGTTCGCGCTGTCGAGCCGCGTCGCCGTGCGGGCCGTCGCCTCGGCGCCGCGCGGCAGCGCGCGCCTGGCCGCCGCGATCGACCTCGCCCACGCCACGGCCCTGGCCTGCGGCATGGACCGGCTCGCCGCGGCGCGCTGGCTGCGCGGGCACGCGGCCGGCTGGCGGTGGGTCGAGGGCGTCCCCCTGCTCGCCCCCCGGCACGTGCACGCGCGCGTCAACCACGTATACGCGGCGCAGCGCGAGGCGTTCGGCAGCCGCGCGGCGGCCCTGTGGGAGTCCCTGGGCGCGGGCGGCGGGCCCGAGGCCGCCCGGGACTGGCACGACGGCGTCCGCGCGGCCGACCTGGCCCTGCGGGCCGGGCCCGCTGCCGGGGCGCGGCCCCGCGTGTGGGCTTCCCAGCTGCACATGCTGCTGAACCGGCTGGGCGTCGCGCCGGACGAGGAGCGGGCCGTGTGCCGGCTCGCCGCCCGCACCCTGCTCGACTCCGCGGGCGAGGACGCCGGCGACCCCTACTTCCCCGGCGGGCACGCCTCGCCCGACCTGCGGTACCTGGAGCGCAGCAAGTTCCACATCGGCCGCGAGCAGGACTCGGCGGCCCGTCCGCTGCCCCCGCCCCCACCGGCCCAGGCGCCCGCGGCGGGAGCAGCCGACGACCGGCAGGCCGCGGACGGCGAACGCGGCGCCCCGGTGCCCGGCCTGCTGCCGCTGCCGGCCGGCCCGCTGCCCGACACGCCCCTGCGCGAGGTGCTGGCGAGCCGGGTCTCCGTGCGCGGCGCGCTGACGGGGCCGTTGACCGCGACCACCCTCGGGACCCTGCTGTGGCGGGCCCACGCCTCCTGGCACACCTCCGCGCCGCGCCTCGCCGACGGCACGCGCGGGCTCCTGCGGCACCGGCCCTACCCGAGCGCGGGCGCCCTGTACACCGCGGGCATCCGGCTCGTGGCCCTGTCGGTCGACGGCCTCGCGCCCGGCACCTACCAGTGCGTTCCCGAACGGCGCGCCCTGCGGCGCGTGGGGCCCGCGCCCGCGCTCGACGACGTCCGTTCGCTCTCCTCCTACCTGTCGCGCGCGCCGGAGGACCCCGACGCGATCGTGCCCGACGCCGTTCCCGCCGTCCTCGGCCTGTACGTGGACCTGGGCCGGCTCAGGCAGCGGTACGGGCTGCGCGCGCTGCGCCTCGGGCTGCTGGAGACCGGCCACCTGGCGCAGACGCTGCTGCTGACCGCCACGGCGCTCGGCCTGGCGACCACGCCGCTCGGCGGATTCCGCGACGACCTGGCGCACGAACTGCTCGGCCTCGACGACCTGGCGCAGCCCCTCCAGTACCTGCTGCCCGTCGGCCGCGGGCCGCAGGACGCCCCCGCGTGA
- a CDS encoding thiazolylpeptide-type bacteriocin: protein MTSRDTPASFDLDGLDLGEITVTAMRDTAGIGESTYSLSSSSSTSCAACSGCSVQPPTHGLM from the coding sequence ATGACATCTCGCGACACACCGGCGTCGTTCGACCTCGACGGCCTCGACCTCGGTGAGATCACGGTCACCGCCATGCGCGACACCGCGGGCATCGGGGAGTCCACGTACTCCCTCTCCTCCTCGTCGTCCACCTCTTGTGCGGCGTGCAGCGGTTGCAGCGTGCAGCCGCCGACACACGGCCTGATGTGA
- a CDS encoding phosphatase PAP2 family protein, with the protein MGATSISPKVERVDPADPVTEDIEDPAAPAPRRLSTLRVPKRPRLWFELLLIALSYGVYSVIRNAAPTRVDKAQENARWIWDVQDALGLAFERTVNHAIEGVTWLIVTMNYYYATLHFVVTIAVLVWLFRSHPGRYGATRLVLFATTGVALLGYYFYPLAPPRLMEGMDFIDTASVHNTWGSLSAEGSAMASVSNQYAAMPSMHIGWSLWCGITICVLAAPLWLKALGVLYPVVTLLVIVATANHFWLDAVGGVLCVAFGFAVARLWYGRSCFRLPRRVDGPAPAGPRAS; encoded by the coding sequence ATGGGGGCAACAAGCATCAGTCCGAAAGTTGAGCGAGTGGACCCGGCAGATCCCGTGACCGAGGACATCGAGGACCCTGCCGCCCCGGCCCCCAGGCGCCTGAGCACGCTGCGCGTCCCGAAGCGCCCCAGACTCTGGTTCGAACTGCTCCTCATCGCGCTCAGCTACGGCGTCTACTCGGTCATCCGCAACGCCGCGCCCACCCGCGTCGACAAGGCGCAGGAGAACGCCCGCTGGATCTGGGACGTCCAGGACGCGCTCGGGCTCGCGTTCGAACGCACGGTGAACCACGCCATCGAGGGCGTGACGTGGCTCATCGTGACAATGAACTACTACTACGCCACGCTGCACTTCGTGGTGACCATCGCCGTGCTGGTCTGGCTGTTCCGCAGCCACCCGGGGCGGTACGGCGCGACCCGGCTGGTGCTGTTCGCCACCACGGGCGTCGCGCTGCTCGGCTACTACTTCTACCCCCTCGCGCCGCCGCGGCTGATGGAGGGCATGGACTTCATCGACACCGCGAGCGTCCACAACACGTGGGGGTCGCTGTCCGCCGAGGGCAGCGCCATGGCCTCGGTGTCCAACCAGTACGCGGCCATGCCGTCCATGCACATCGGGTGGTCCCTGTGGTGCGGGATCACGATCTGCGTGCTCGCCGCGCCGCTGTGGCTGAAGGCGCTCGGCGTGCTCTACCCGGTGGTCACGCTGCTCGTGATCGTCGCGACCGCGAACCACTTCTGGCTGGACGCGGTCGGCGGCGTCCTGTGCGTCGCGTTCGGCTTCGCCGTGGCGCGCCTGTGGTACGGCAGGTCCTGCTTCCGGCTCCCGCGCCGCGTGGACGGGCCGGCGCCGGCCGGCCCCCGCGCCTCCTGA